ACATGTACTGGGGCCCCTGGGTGGAAGGCCATCTGGGGGATCAATATCCAGCGTGGAGCGATTTTCTGATGGATGGTTCTCGCATCCGGGGCCTTGGGATCGGCTTGGCCATCCCCAAGGGAGGAGAGCCCTTCGCGCATGTCGATGCGGTCGTGGGAGAGATCCAATCCCAGATCGCTCCCCAAGTGCGCGATTTCAATGGGCGCAAGGATACCGTCAGTGCACAATGGGCGCGCAACGTGCAAGCGGCGCGCATCGGGATCGGCACAGGCAGTCCGCTGGCGTGGAACTTGACGGTGGCTCATGCCATCGACGATACCACTGGGGTGGATCTCGTCCTGCACGACTCTCTTCAAGGTGTGGCACCCCGGGAAAATCTTGCGATGGGCACCGAGTTGCTTGCGCGGTTTCTCGGCGGAAAATTCGAGCTGTACGCGCAGGGTGCCATGGGTTTGACCACGGATGACCTCCGCCGGGGCGATGATTCTGCCGTCGGTCTGCCGGATTTCACCAGTGGCTTGTTCACGGTCAATCTCTCCACGCACGGTTCGGAACGGATGGCAACCGCAAACGACGACCCTATGGGCTTTGTCGACGACAACATGGCGATTCGTTCCGGGATGCGCGCCCAGATTCCTTTGGGATTCGTGGGCAAGTCGAGGGTGGATTTGAGATTCGTTCGGGTAGGCCCCCAGTTCGAATCCTTCACGCGGACCACCGCCGAACAATCCCGAACCGGCGTGGAATGGAACACATCCACGAGCGTGGCGCGCGATCGCGTGCTGGTGCTGGTTTCCGGGTCGGAAACCATGCTCTCGCGACTGGGCGCTGAAGATGTGGCTCAACACGCGCATTCGGGGGCGATCCACTGGATGCCCGCTGCGGGAAGCCTGGACCTGCACATGCAATCGGGCACAACGGCCAGTGGAGGCGGCGAACAATCGAGGCTGGAAACCTGGAACGCCGGGACGGGTGCGAGCGGATTCTACAAGCGGGGCGATGGCAACGTGGCTTGGAGAGTGGATTACTCCTACATCCAATCGCAGGCATCGAATGCGGGCTTCCTCGGTTCTTCCGATGGCGCGGCCACGATCTTCAAAAACGAGATGGGCCAGCATCTGATGGATGGGGGGCTCCAGTGGCGCCCTGTACGGGATCTGGAATGGCGCGCTTCCTACCAGTTTGGACAATTTTCGTACTTGGCGACGTTGTTCCCGGAAAACACCGACTTTTCCCATCGCGGCGGCAGCGGCCTCAGCGTGTGGACATTGCGCCGCAAGCTGATGGCGTCGTTGGATGTGGGGCTCGCCTACACCGATGGCGCGCAAGGCATCCTGTTCCAGAGCTGGGACCAGACGGGTCGCCTCCAGTGGGAGTTCGTGCCCGACCAGATCCTTCGGTTCTCGGAGCGGACCGCGAGCCTGGCCTCTGCCGACGACCTTCGGGTGGACGTGCAATGGGAGGCGTGGTTCTGATCTAGCGGCTGCGCCGGGCTTCTTGCTCGGCTGCGCCTTGCTTTGGTCGGACGCGGGTCCGGTGCCGTTGACACGGCTCCCGCCGTGCAGGGCCAGGGCGGCCTGGGGCCGTTTTTTCCAGGCGCGGGCCTGGTTGCCGTTTCCCGGGTGCGTCGGCACCCGGGCCCCGACCCAGGGGCCGAGCGCGCGGCCCCTGGGGACCCGCGCGCCGGGGGCTCGAACTGGAACGGCCATGCCAGTTCCGCTGGCTGGGCGTCCGGGATGACGGGCGGCTCTCTTGGGAAAATCATCAGGGGCGCGATCGATATCGCCGCGTTCACTGGCCGTTCCAATACCCGAGTCCCCCGGACCCCCGCCGATTTTGGGTGGGATGCCGGTCCTTTGGATTGCCAGATTCTGTCGTGGTTGGGCCGTATGGCCAGACGGCCACTCGCTCGAAATTTCGACATCCAGTTGTCTTGTCAAGGGCACGGGAGGGCAAAGTGTGATGCGGATCACACTCGGCGCGGAGTGTGATCTCCATCACAGATTTTGGAATGCCGTTTCCGTAACTTCTCTTACATCGAAGGCGCCAATGGGCTTTCGACGGCAGTCGGGAACGATCGGCCATCCTTTCATCCGGGGTTTACCGCCGGTCCTTTGCGTCCGTCCTCGAGACGCAAAGGGGGATGGGTTCCCGGCTGCCATTTTTCTTTTCGGTGTTTTGCATTGGCTTCCGCCGTGGGACCCAGGGCGGCCTGGGGCCGTTTGCACGGACATAGCTATCACAGATTCTGTTAGCCTTCCGCGATGACCAGTTCGCCTGTGGGGCTGAAGGAGAACATCGGGCCCCAGGCGACTTCCCAGGGATAGCCGTCGGGGTCGGCGAAGTAGCCGTGGAAGCCGCCCCAAAAGGCGTCCTCGGCGGATTTGAGGATGGTTGCTCCGGCAGCGCGGGCAAGCTCCAGGACTTGGGGGACCTGTTCGCGTTGTTCCACGTTGTGCGCGAGGGTCACGCCCCCGAACCCGCCTCGTGAAAGGGGCAGCTCCGCAGCGATATCGTCGGCCAAAGGCTGGAGCCGATACAAGGCAAGCCGTGTTCCGCCGGTCTGGAAGAAGGCGATGGGGTCTCCTTCCTTCGCGCTGGTGGGAAAGCCCAGGCCGTCGCGGTAGAAACGCAGCGAACGGTCGAAGTCGCGTGTGCCGAGGGTGACGATGGTGATGCGAGGGTTCATGCGATGCTTCCTTGGAATGGCGGTGTGAAGTGTGGGTGTAGAGGGGAGGGGGCAAAGAGCTGGGAAGGAATATACTTCAACATAGCGCTCAGGCGAGCACTGTTTGCCGGGGAGGAGGTGTTTTCCCCCTGCGAACCTTTTCTGTTTGATCCCGGGTCTGTTCGACGGCTAACCTGTGGATGCCGACGGCTGTCGGGGCTTACAAGTTGCTTGGGGCTGGTTTACCCGCGGGCGTTTCGCTGTTTCCAGTTGTCTTGTCAAGGGGCTCGGAGGCTCGAGTGTGATGGAGATCACACTCGGTGTGGAGTGTGATCTCCATCACAGATTTTGGCACCCCCCTTCCGGTAACTTCCCTCCCATGAACCACTCGCACCACTTTCTGGCAACTGCTGTTAGCGCTCGCTCGCTGGCTCTTCCTTCCACTTTGCCGTCGGTGTTCGACTACGAGGACTACCACGCGTTTCTGCGCGATTGGGTGGCGGCGCGAAAGGCGCGGTGGCCCGCCTACAGCCTGCAGTTGCTGGCCAATCGGGCCAAGATCAAATCCCGATCCTTCCTGAGATTGGTGTGTCTCGGTCAGCGGCGGTTGGGGACGGATGTCGCGCAGGATGTCGCCACGGCCATGCGGTTGGATGGTCCCGAGCAGGATCGATTCCTCGAGCTGGTTGCCATGGAGAGGACGGGCACGGTTGCCTGGACGCTCGTTCCCAGCAACTTCCGCACAAACGGATTCGCGCATCAGGATTCACGCCCAGGTCGGAAACGATGAGCATTCGTTTGGCGCCGGTTTCCGCCATGCCGGCAGGACTGTCCGAAGTCCAGTTCGCCTGCACGCTGCCTGCGGCCTTGCGACTGGAAGATCTCGCCGAACTCGGCAACCGCTTGCGCGGATTCCAGGCCGAGATGGAGGCGTGGATCTCCGAGCGAGCCGTCACCTCCCCACCACTTCCAGTTCCGGCGACCATCGAACAATAACGGCTCTGCCACGCGGCATCAACAAGTCCGCCCCCACGGCGGCCACGCGGGCCAAAGCCTGGGGGGTGGGGTGACCAAAGCCGTTGTCCAGTCCTGCCTGCACCAGGGCGTAGCGTGGGCTGGCGCGGCCCAGCCATGCCAGGTGGGCGCTGGAGCGGGAGCCGTGATGGCCCAATTGGACCACCTCGGTGCGGCGGATCCACGGGAGTAGGGCGAATTCGCCGGTCGTGTCCAGGTCGCCGGAAACCAGAAAGCGTGTCGCGCCATCCCAGGTGAAATCCGCGACCAGGGATCGCGAATTGGGTTCTTCTTCCAGGCCGTGGATGCCGTCGTGGAGGATGCCCATGGTCACATCGCCCAGCATGGT
This DNA window, taken from Fibrobacterota bacterium, encodes the following:
- a CDS encoding VOC family protein — protein: MNPRITIVTLGTRDFDRSLRFYRDGLGFPTSAKEGDPIAFFQTGGTRLALYRLQPLADDIAAELPLSRGGFGGVTLAHNVEQREQVPQVLELARAAGATILKSAEDAFWGGFHGYFADPDGYPWEVAWGPMFSFSPTGELVIAEG
- a CDS encoding TIGR02147 family protein; its protein translation is MNHSHHFLATAVSARSLALPSTLPSVFDYEDYHAFLRDWVAARKARWPAYSLQLLANRAKIKSRSFLRLVCLGQRRLGTDVAQDVATAMRLDGPEQDRFLELVAMERTGTVAWTLVPSNFRTNGFAHQDSRPGRKR